Proteins from a single region of Primulina tabacum isolate GXHZ01 chromosome 5, ASM2559414v2, whole genome shotgun sequence:
- the LOC142545938 gene encoding naringenin,2-oxoglutarate 3-dioxygenase-like, whose translation MAKTLTEQAQQESLHPKFIRDEDERPKVAYNDFSVEIPVISLAGIDESGALGDEVCRKIVAACEDWGIFQVIDHGVDAKLITEMTRLARGFFDLPPEEKLRYDMSAGKKGGFIVSSHLQGETVQDWREIVTYFSYPIRARDYSRWPEKPEGWRAVTEGYSEQLMNLACKLLEVLSEAMGLEKDALSKACVDMDQKVVVNFYPKCPQPDLTLGLKRHTDPGTITLLLQDQVGGLQATRDGGQSWITVQPVEGAFVVNLGDHGHYLSNGRFKNADHQAVVNSNCSRLSIATFQNPSPDATVYPLKIRYGDKPILEQPITFSEMYKRKMGNDLDHARLKKLAKDHLQKTQAELAEDEVKNNTKLLPVNVKISKGMEEILA comes from the exons ATGGCGAAAACACTCACGGAACAAGCACAACAAGAGTCCCTTCATCCAAAATTCATCAGGGACGAAGACGAAAGGCCGAAGGTTGCATATAACGACTTTAGCGTCGAGATTCCGGTGATATCCCTCGCCGGGATTGATGAATCCGGGGCCCTCGGGGATGAAGTGTGTCGAAAAATAGTCGCAGCTTGTGAAGACTGGGGGATTTTTCAGGTGATCGATCATGGAGTCGATGCAAAACTCATAACAGAAATGACTCGTTTGGCTCGCGGGTTTTTTGACTTGCCGCCGGAGGAGAAGCTTCGTTATGATATGAGTGCAGGCAAGAAAGGTGGTTTTATTGTCTCCAGCCATTTGCAG GGTGAAACAGTGCAAGACTGGAGAGAAATTGTGACATATTTTTCGTACCCTATAAGGGCCCGAGACTACTCAAGATGGCCCGAAAAGCCTGAGGGATGGCGGGCCGTTACGGAGGGCTATAGCGAGCAACTGATGAATCTTGCTTGCAAATTGTTGGAGGTTTTATCAGAGGCAATGGGACTTGAGAAGGATGCATTAAGTAAGGCCTGTGTGGACATGGATCAAAAGGTTGTGGTGAACTTCTACCCCAAATGCCCTCAACCGGATCTCACACTCGGACTGAAGCGACACACGGATCCGGGTACGATCACTTTGTTGCTCCAGGACCAGGTCGGTGGGCTGCAGGCGACCCGGGATGGTGGCCAGTCTTGGATCACGGTTCAGCCAGTTGAAGGGGCTTTTGTAGTAAATCTTGGTGACCATGGTCAT TATCTAAGTAATGGGAGGTTCAAGAATGCGGATCACCAAGCGGTAGTGAACTCAAACTGTAGCAGATTATCGATAGCAACATTTCAGAATCCATCACCGGATGCCACTGTTTACCCTTTAAAGATCAGATATGGGGACAAACCAATACTCGAACAACCGATAACATTTTCTGAGATGTACAAGAGGAAGATGGGCAATGATCTCGATCATGCAAGGCTTAAGAAATTGGCTAAGGATCATCTTCAAAAGACGCAAGCTGAATTAGCAGAGGATGAGGTGAAGAACAATACCAAGCTGCTTCCTGTTAATGTTAAAATTTCTAAAGGAATGGAAGAGATTCTTGCTTGA